From a single Lolium rigidum isolate FL_2022 chromosome 7, APGP_CSIRO_Lrig_0.1, whole genome shotgun sequence genomic region:
- the LOC124671482 gene encoding myb family transcription factor MOF1-like yields the protein MGGDGGGEKGVVRRYVRSRTPRMHWTAELHSSFLQAIRCLGGERHATPKLVLRLMGVKGLTIAHVKSHLQMYRGPSPRRVKKDAQPQLQRKHSCAADEQGGPKAFMCPPLKRAVMGTEATHKGMQGSRGISEMKTAAGPGSTQHCIDDYMQALAAEKRIKDEGLRWQRDAAATAASNLQTVGCLEQGSGDFKIMKPEARYPGPVFLFGDAAREISPEQRSLPLSLALDPKVIDAGSSSRSEGSCIISSPSPRGRSSSGCSGHSFSFDASGVNLELSLSICGS from the exons atgggcggcgacggcggcggcgagaaggGAGTCGTGAGGCGGTACGTCAGATCCAGGACTCCTAGGATGCATTGGACGGCCGAGCTCCACAGCAGCTTCCTGCAGGCCATTCGCTGCCTCGGCGGTGAACGCC ACGCTACACCTAAACTGGTTCTTCGGCTCATGGGTGTGAAGGGCCTTACCATTGCTCATGTCAAGAGCCATCTCCAG ATGTACAGAGGCCCGAGCCCTCGCAGGGTGAAGAAAG ATGCGCAACCACAGCTGCAAAGGAAGCACTCATGTGCTGCTGATGAGCAAGGAGGCCCCAAGGCGTTCATGTGCCCACCTCTGAAAAG GGCCGTGATGGGGACAGAGGCCACACACAAAGGCATGCAAGGAAGCCGTGGAATCAGTGAGATGAAGACTGCTGCTGGCCCTGGTAGTACCCAGCATTGCATTGATGATTACATGCAAGCCTTGGCCGCGGAGAAGAGAATAAAGGATGAGGGTCTCAGGTGGCAGAGGGATGCTGCTGCCACCGCTGCTTCCAACCTCCAAACCGTGGGATGTTTGGAGCAAGGATCTGGCGACTTTAAG ATCATGAAACCGGAAGCACGATACCCTGGTCCGGTCTTCCTCTTTGGCGATGCAGCAAGGGAAATTTCTCCGGAGCAACGCTCGCTGCCACTATCCCTTGCCCTAGACCCGAAAGTCATCGACGCCGGCTCCTCATCGCGGAGCGAAGGCAGCTGCATCATCTCTTCGCCGTCACCCAGGGGGAGGAGCTCCAGCGGCTGCTCCGGGCACTCCTTCAGCTTTGACGCCTCGGGAGTAAACCTGGAACTCTCATTGTCCATCTGTGGATCATAG